The following are encoded in a window of Vicia villosa cultivar HV-30 ecotype Madison, WI unplaced genomic scaffold, Vvil1.0 ctg.002568F_1_1, whole genome shotgun sequence genomic DNA:
- the LOC131639235 gene encoding probable UDP-arabinopyranose mutase 2 — protein MSSSFATPLLKDELDIVIPTIRNLDFLEDWRPFFQPYHLIIIQDGDPSKVIKVPEGYDYELYNRNDINRILGPKASCISFRDSSCRCFAFALSKKKYIFTIDDDCFVAEDPSGKRIDAVQQHLKNLQTPSTPFFFNTLYDPYREGVDFVRGYPFSLREGVPTAVSHGLWLNVPDYDAPTQLVKPLERNTRYVDAVMTIPKGTLFPMCGMNLAFNRELIGPALYFGLMGAGQPISRYDDMWAGWCVKVISDHLGLGVKTGLPYLRHNKASNPFVNLKLEYKGIFWQEELIPFFQSVTFPKECTTPQQCYLELSKMVKEKLGLIDEYFIKLADAMVTWIEVWDELNPSEEKNVALSIGSEK, from the exons ATGTCATCATCATTTGCAACACCTCTTTTGAAAGATGAACTGGATATCGTGATTCCAACAATAAGGAACCTCGATTTCTTGGAAGATTGGAGACCATTCTTTCAACCATATCATCTCATCATCATACAAGATGGTGACCCTTCTAAAGTCATCAAAGTCCCTGAAGGCTATGACTATGAACTTTATAACCGTAACGATATTAACCGTATTTTGGGTCCTAAGGCTTCTTGTATTTCATTCAGAGACTCTTCTTGCCGATGCTTTGCTTTCGCTTTATCCAAAAAGAAATACATTTTTACCATTGATGATGATTGCTTT gttgCTGAAGATCCGTCTGGCAAAAGAATTGATGCTGTGCAGCAACACCTTAAGAACTTGCAGACTCCATCAACCCCATTTTTCTTCAACACTCTCTATGATCCATACAGAGAAGGTGTGGATTTTGTCCGCGGATATCCGTTCAGTCTCCGTGAAGGTGTCCCAACAGCTGTCTCTCATGGACTCTGGCTTAATGTTCCTGATTATGATGCTCCTACTCAGCTTGTCAAGCCTCTTGAAAGAAACACTAG GTATGTAGATGCTGTCATGACAATACCAAAGGGAACTCTCTTTCCCATGTGTGGTATGAATTTGGCGTTCAACCGCGAATTGATTGGTCCGGCTTTGTATTTCGGACTCATGGGTGCTGGCCAGCCTATTAGCCGGTATGATGATATGTGGGCTGGCTGGTGTGTGAAG GTGATAAGTGACCATTTGGGACTAGGAGTGAAGACAGGTTTGCCTTATCTCAGGCACAACAAAGCTAGCAACCCATTTGTGAACCTCAAACTAGAGTACAAAGGAATTTTCTGGCAGGAAGAATTGATACCATTTTTCCAATCTGTTACTTTTCCAAAGGAATGCACAACTCCTCAGCAATGCTATCTTGAACTCTCCAAAATGGTTAAAGAAAAGCTTGGATTGATTGATGAGTATTTCATCAAGCTAGCTGATGCTATGGTTACTTGGATTGAAGTTTGGGATGAGCTTAACCCTTCTGAAGAAAAAAATGTTGCATTGAGTATTGGTTCAGAAAAGTAG